The following are encoded together in the Juglans microcarpa x Juglans regia isolate MS1-56 chromosome 2D, Jm3101_v1.0, whole genome shotgun sequence genome:
- the LOC121248282 gene encoding protein RIK isoform X4 translates to MTEDGGSKISSEDASQTRQRKKRKWDQPAESLASAGLAAPGVLPLGSMGPLGVIALPGVAPISASLLTNLLPASHATVPQVLQASSIQHTATIALKPKIQDELIAREIVINDAESSVRYKLTKRQTQEEIQKLTGAVVITRGKYQPPNAPPDGEKPLYLHISAGVHLKDTAERILAVDRAAAMVEEMLRQGHILQPAPSTFHLALNIGVKALSACVFLGFDPDPSLNIAARIRGPNDQYINHIMNETGATVSLRGCGSGDPEGTQGEEGQQPLHLFLSSNNPKSLEDAKHLAENLLDTISAECGTSRVSSCKVYSAVPPPQQVYSAVPPPQQLLAGVQSAGNELAVNISSAAGLMATTMGSTPTSLVSPLGVPGLPPVFSQGTVSQSGGYLHSGQSQGNVVGYSQPLISGGTSYSGYGGIYPQATPLQQVALALRQLPSPVTPGMATPVPSKEKSSASSNPEKEKRPPQRRKFQELPAGSMYTAKSHQVFSLIFFEANTSILDLSIWSLVCMFHRVFSCRDVMAGAIMVLELFIRVQL, encoded by the exons ATGACGGAGGACGGTGGTTCTAAGATCTCTTCCGAGGACGCCTCACAAACCAGGCAAAG AAAGAAGAGAAAGTGGGATCAACCTGCAGAGTCCTTGGCTTCAGCTGGTTTAGCAGCACCCGGAGTCCTCCCGCTGGGCAGCATGGGACCCCTCGGAGTGATTGCGCTTCCTGGTGTGGCTCCAATCTCCGCTTCACTTCTAACAAATTTGCTTCCTGCTAGCCATGCAACAGTACCCCAGGTGCTTCAGGCATCTTCAATACAACACACTGCCACCATTGCTTTAAAA CCAAAGATCCAAGATGAATTAATAGCACGAGAAATTGTCATAAATGATGCCGAGTCGTCTGTTCGTTACAAGCTCACAAAACGCCAGACACAGGAGGAG ATCCAAAAGTTGACTGGTGCTGTAGTTATAACTAG gGGAAAGTATCAACCACCAAATGCACCACCTGATGGGGAGAAGCCGCTATATCTTCACATATCTGCAGGGGTTCAT TTAAAAGATACAGCTGAACGGATACTAGCAGTTGATCGTGCAGCTGCCATGGTTGAAGAAATGCTGAGACAAGGTCATATTTTACAGCCAGCTCCTTCCACTTTTCATCTGGCTTTGAACATTGGAGTGAAG GCACTGAGCGCATGTGTGTTTCTGGGATTTGACCCAGACCCATCATTGAACATCGCTGCTCGTATACGTGGACCAAAT GACCAGTATATAAATCACATTATGAATGAAACAGGGGCAACTGTCTCGCTACGAGGTTGTGGTTCAGGGGACCCTGAAGGCACACAGGGAGAAG AAGGGCAGCAACCACTGCATTTATTCTTGTCAAGCAATAATCCAAAAAGTCTTGAAGATGCTAAGCATTTGGCTGAAAACTTGTTGGATACAATCAGTGCAGAGTGTGGCACATCTAG GGTTTCATCATGTAAGGTTTATAGTGCTGTTCCACCCCCACAGCAGGTTTACAGTGCTGTTCCTCCTCCACAGCAGTTATTGGCTGGAGTTCAGAGTGCCGGGAACGAATTAGCAGTAAATATAAGTTCTGCTGCTGGTTTGATGGCTACAACTATGGGTTCTACACCAACTTCCCTTGTTTCCCCACTTGGTGTCCCTGGGCTTCCTCCTGTCTTTTCTCAAGGGACAGTATCACAATCTGGTGGGTATTTACACTCTGGGCAGTCTCAAGGAAATGTGGTTGGGTATTCCCAGCCTTTAATATCTGGTGGAACGAGCTATAGCGGATATGGTGGGATATATCCTCAAGCCACACCCTTGCAACAAGTTGCCCTGGCACTTAGGCAGCTACCTTCTCCTGTCACTCCTGGAATGGCAACACCAGTACCAAGCAAAGAGAAGTCAAGTGCAAGCTCCAATCCTGAGAAGGAGAAACGGCCTCCACAGAGGCGAAAGTTTCAGGAATTACCAGCTGGCTCAATGTATACTGCAAAATCCCATCAG GTATTTTCTCTGATCTTCTTTGAAGCTAACACGTCGATCCTGGACCTCTCTATCTGGTCGTTGGTTTGTATGTTTCACAGGGTTTTCAGTTGTAGAGATGTGATGGCTGGGGCGATTATGGTTTTAGAGCTTTTTATCAGGGTTCAATTATAG
- the LOC121248282 gene encoding protein RIK isoform X5: protein MTEDGGSKISSEDASQTRQRKKRKWDQPAESLASAGLAAPGVLPLGSMGPLGVIALPGVAPISASLLTNLLPASHATVPQVLQASSIQHTATIALKPKIQDELIAREIVINDAESSVRYKLTKRQTQEEIQKLTGAVVITRGKYQPPNAPPDGEKPLYLHISAGVHLKDTAERILAVDRAAAMVEEMLRQGHILQPAPSTFHLALNIGVKALSACVFLGFDPDPSLNIAARIRGPNDQYINHIMNETGATVSLRGCGSGDPEGTQGEEGQQPLHLFLSSNNPKSLEDAKHLAENLLDTISAECGTSRVSSCKVYSAVPPPQQVYSAVPPPQQLLAGVQSAGNELAVNISSAAGLMATTMGSTPTSLVSPLGVPGLPPVFSQGTVSQSGGYLHSGQSQGNVVGYSQPLISGGTSYSGYGGIYPQATPLQQVALALRQLPSPVTPGMATPVPSKEKSSASSNPEKEKRPPQRRKFQELPAGSMYTAKSHQLGFLEHQHHSLLQMVLILTFSAYYSRYFL from the exons ATGACGGAGGACGGTGGTTCTAAGATCTCTTCCGAGGACGCCTCACAAACCAGGCAAAG AAAGAAGAGAAAGTGGGATCAACCTGCAGAGTCCTTGGCTTCAGCTGGTTTAGCAGCACCCGGAGTCCTCCCGCTGGGCAGCATGGGACCCCTCGGAGTGATTGCGCTTCCTGGTGTGGCTCCAATCTCCGCTTCACTTCTAACAAATTTGCTTCCTGCTAGCCATGCAACAGTACCCCAGGTGCTTCAGGCATCTTCAATACAACACACTGCCACCATTGCTTTAAAA CCAAAGATCCAAGATGAATTAATAGCACGAGAAATTGTCATAAATGATGCCGAGTCGTCTGTTCGTTACAAGCTCACAAAACGCCAGACACAGGAGGAG ATCCAAAAGTTGACTGGTGCTGTAGTTATAACTAG gGGAAAGTATCAACCACCAAATGCACCACCTGATGGGGAGAAGCCGCTATATCTTCACATATCTGCAGGGGTTCAT TTAAAAGATACAGCTGAACGGATACTAGCAGTTGATCGTGCAGCTGCCATGGTTGAAGAAATGCTGAGACAAGGTCATATTTTACAGCCAGCTCCTTCCACTTTTCATCTGGCTTTGAACATTGGAGTGAAG GCACTGAGCGCATGTGTGTTTCTGGGATTTGACCCAGACCCATCATTGAACATCGCTGCTCGTATACGTGGACCAAAT GACCAGTATATAAATCACATTATGAATGAAACAGGGGCAACTGTCTCGCTACGAGGTTGTGGTTCAGGGGACCCTGAAGGCACACAGGGAGAAG AAGGGCAGCAACCACTGCATTTATTCTTGTCAAGCAATAATCCAAAAAGTCTTGAAGATGCTAAGCATTTGGCTGAAAACTTGTTGGATACAATCAGTGCAGAGTGTGGCACATCTAG GGTTTCATCATGTAAGGTTTATAGTGCTGTTCCACCCCCACAGCAGGTTTACAGTGCTGTTCCTCCTCCACAGCAGTTATTGGCTGGAGTTCAGAGTGCCGGGAACGAATTAGCAGTAAATATAAGTTCTGCTGCTGGTTTGATGGCTACAACTATGGGTTCTACACCAACTTCCCTTGTTTCCCCACTTGGTGTCCCTGGGCTTCCTCCTGTCTTTTCTCAAGGGACAGTATCACAATCTGGTGGGTATTTACACTCTGGGCAGTCTCAAGGAAATGTGGTTGGGTATTCCCAGCCTTTAATATCTGGTGGAACGAGCTATAGCGGATATGGTGGGATATATCCTCAAGCCACACCCTTGCAACAAGTTGCCCTGGCACTTAGGCAGCTACCTTCTCCTGTCACTCCTGGAATGGCAACACCAGTACCAAGCAAAGAGAAGTCAAGTGCAAGCTCCAATCCTGAGAAGGAGAAACGGCCTCCACAGAGGCGAAAGTTTCAGGAATTACCAGCTGGCTCAATGTATACTGCAAAATCCCATCAG ttaggttTTCTTGAACATCAACATCATTCTCTACTTCAAATGGTTCTTATTCTGACTTTCAGTGCTTATTATTCCAGGTATTTTCTCTGA
- the LOC121248282 gene encoding protein RIK isoform X1, producing the protein MTEDGGSKISSEDASQTRQRKKRKWDQPAESLASAGLAAPGVLPLGSMGPLGVIALPGVAPISASLLTNLLPASHATVPQVLQASSIQHTATIALKPKIQDELIAREIVINDAESSVRYKLTKRQTQEEIQKLTGAVVITRGKYQPPNAPPDGEKPLYLHISAGVHLKDTAERILAVDRAAAMVEEMLRQGHILQPAPSTFHLALNIGVKALSACVFLGFDPDPSLNIAARIRGPNDQYINHIMNETGATVSLRGCGSGDPEGTQGEEGQQPLHLFLSSNNPKSLEDAKHLAENLLDTISAECGTSRVSSCKVYSAVPPPQQVYSAVPPPQQLLAGVQSAGNELAVNISSAAGLMATTMGSTPTSLVSPLGVPGLPPVFSQGTVSQSGGYLHSGQSQGNVVGYSQPLISGGTSYSGYGGIYPQATPLQQVALALRQLPSPVTPGMATPVPSKEKSSASSNPEKEKRPPQRRKFQELPAGSMYTAKSHQGSEFLKPAESSADFGVRDVSTMPAPKKLVQPSFSGMPPPGPRIMPPPPPPPPPPPKFTLSTHAIKGDDKNNILNKTKSDSVPVISDTLFKLMEYGEEDDDPEENYEEPPSGSSSAVAARKPFWAL; encoded by the exons ATGACGGAGGACGGTGGTTCTAAGATCTCTTCCGAGGACGCCTCACAAACCAGGCAAAG AAAGAAGAGAAAGTGGGATCAACCTGCAGAGTCCTTGGCTTCAGCTGGTTTAGCAGCACCCGGAGTCCTCCCGCTGGGCAGCATGGGACCCCTCGGAGTGATTGCGCTTCCTGGTGTGGCTCCAATCTCCGCTTCACTTCTAACAAATTTGCTTCCTGCTAGCCATGCAACAGTACCCCAGGTGCTTCAGGCATCTTCAATACAACACACTGCCACCATTGCTTTAAAA CCAAAGATCCAAGATGAATTAATAGCACGAGAAATTGTCATAAATGATGCCGAGTCGTCTGTTCGTTACAAGCTCACAAAACGCCAGACACAGGAGGAG ATCCAAAAGTTGACTGGTGCTGTAGTTATAACTAG gGGAAAGTATCAACCACCAAATGCACCACCTGATGGGGAGAAGCCGCTATATCTTCACATATCTGCAGGGGTTCAT TTAAAAGATACAGCTGAACGGATACTAGCAGTTGATCGTGCAGCTGCCATGGTTGAAGAAATGCTGAGACAAGGTCATATTTTACAGCCAGCTCCTTCCACTTTTCATCTGGCTTTGAACATTGGAGTGAAG GCACTGAGCGCATGTGTGTTTCTGGGATTTGACCCAGACCCATCATTGAACATCGCTGCTCGTATACGTGGACCAAAT GACCAGTATATAAATCACATTATGAATGAAACAGGGGCAACTGTCTCGCTACGAGGTTGTGGTTCAGGGGACCCTGAAGGCACACAGGGAGAAG AAGGGCAGCAACCACTGCATTTATTCTTGTCAAGCAATAATCCAAAAAGTCTTGAAGATGCTAAGCATTTGGCTGAAAACTTGTTGGATACAATCAGTGCAGAGTGTGGCACATCTAG GGTTTCATCATGTAAGGTTTATAGTGCTGTTCCACCCCCACAGCAGGTTTACAGTGCTGTTCCTCCTCCACAGCAGTTATTGGCTGGAGTTCAGAGTGCCGGGAACGAATTAGCAGTAAATATAAGTTCTGCTGCTGGTTTGATGGCTACAACTATGGGTTCTACACCAACTTCCCTTGTTTCCCCACTTGGTGTCCCTGGGCTTCCTCCTGTCTTTTCTCAAGGGACAGTATCACAATCTGGTGGGTATTTACACTCTGGGCAGTCTCAAGGAAATGTGGTTGGGTATTCCCAGCCTTTAATATCTGGTGGAACGAGCTATAGCGGATATGGTGGGATATATCCTCAAGCCACACCCTTGCAACAAGTTGCCCTGGCACTTAGGCAGCTACCTTCTCCTGTCACTCCTGGAATGGCAACACCAGTACCAAGCAAAGAGAAGTCAAGTGCAAGCTCCAATCCTGAGAAGGAGAAACGGCCTCCACAGAGGCGAAAGTTTCAGGAATTACCAGCTGGCTCAATGTATACTGCAAAATCCCATCAG GGTTCAGAATTTTTAAAGCCTGCTGAGTCATCAGCTGATTTCGGTGTGAGAGATGTATCAACTATGCCGGCCCCAAAGAAGTTGGTCCAGCCATCATTCAGTGGAATGCCACCTCCCGGGCCAAGAATTATgcccccaccaccaccaccaccaccacctccgcCAAAGTTTACTTTGTCAACGCATGCTATTAAAGGGGATGACAAGAATAATATTCTGAATAAAACAAAGTCAGATTCTGTTCCTG TTATTTCAGATACTTTGTTCAAGCTTATGGAATATGGAGAGGAGGATGACGACCCTGAGGAAAACTACGAAGAACCGCCTAGTGGCAGCTCCAGTGCAGTAGCAGCTCGAAAGCCCTTCTGGGCTTTATAA
- the LOC121248282 gene encoding protein RIK isoform X3 translates to MTEDGGSKISSEDASQTRQRKKRKWDQPAESLASAGLAAPGVLPLGSMGPLGVIALPGVAPISASLLTNLLPASHATVPQVLQASSIQHTATIALKPKIQDELIAREIVINDAESSVRYKLTKRQTQEEIQKLTGAVVITRGKYQPPNAPPDGEKPLYLHISAGVHLKDTAERILAVDRAAAMVEEMLRQGHILQPAPSTFHLALNIGVKALSACVFLGFDPDPSLNIAARIRGPNDQYINHIMNETGATVSLRGCGSGDPEGTQGEEGQQPLHLFLSSNNPKSLEDAKHLAENLLDTISAECGTSRVSSCKVYSAVPPPQQVYSAVPPPQQLLAGVQSAGNELAVNISSAAGLMATTMGSTPTSLVSPLGVPGLPPVFSQGTVSQSGGYLHSGQSQGNVVGYSQPLISGGTSYSGYGGIYPQATPLQQVALALRQLPSPVTPGMATPVPSKEKSSASSNPEKEKRPPQRRKFQELPAGSMYTAKSHQISHLISFPNHPLIVPQIQCWLPQRVATTNMGSEPTTSEEVCHNQRFRIFKAC, encoded by the exons ATGACGGAGGACGGTGGTTCTAAGATCTCTTCCGAGGACGCCTCACAAACCAGGCAAAG AAAGAAGAGAAAGTGGGATCAACCTGCAGAGTCCTTGGCTTCAGCTGGTTTAGCAGCACCCGGAGTCCTCCCGCTGGGCAGCATGGGACCCCTCGGAGTGATTGCGCTTCCTGGTGTGGCTCCAATCTCCGCTTCACTTCTAACAAATTTGCTTCCTGCTAGCCATGCAACAGTACCCCAGGTGCTTCAGGCATCTTCAATACAACACACTGCCACCATTGCTTTAAAA CCAAAGATCCAAGATGAATTAATAGCACGAGAAATTGTCATAAATGATGCCGAGTCGTCTGTTCGTTACAAGCTCACAAAACGCCAGACACAGGAGGAG ATCCAAAAGTTGACTGGTGCTGTAGTTATAACTAG gGGAAAGTATCAACCACCAAATGCACCACCTGATGGGGAGAAGCCGCTATATCTTCACATATCTGCAGGGGTTCAT TTAAAAGATACAGCTGAACGGATACTAGCAGTTGATCGTGCAGCTGCCATGGTTGAAGAAATGCTGAGACAAGGTCATATTTTACAGCCAGCTCCTTCCACTTTTCATCTGGCTTTGAACATTGGAGTGAAG GCACTGAGCGCATGTGTGTTTCTGGGATTTGACCCAGACCCATCATTGAACATCGCTGCTCGTATACGTGGACCAAAT GACCAGTATATAAATCACATTATGAATGAAACAGGGGCAACTGTCTCGCTACGAGGTTGTGGTTCAGGGGACCCTGAAGGCACACAGGGAGAAG AAGGGCAGCAACCACTGCATTTATTCTTGTCAAGCAATAATCCAAAAAGTCTTGAAGATGCTAAGCATTTGGCTGAAAACTTGTTGGATACAATCAGTGCAGAGTGTGGCACATCTAG GGTTTCATCATGTAAGGTTTATAGTGCTGTTCCACCCCCACAGCAGGTTTACAGTGCTGTTCCTCCTCCACAGCAGTTATTGGCTGGAGTTCAGAGTGCCGGGAACGAATTAGCAGTAAATATAAGTTCTGCTGCTGGTTTGATGGCTACAACTATGGGTTCTACACCAACTTCCCTTGTTTCCCCACTTGGTGTCCCTGGGCTTCCTCCTGTCTTTTCTCAAGGGACAGTATCACAATCTGGTGGGTATTTACACTCTGGGCAGTCTCAAGGAAATGTGGTTGGGTATTCCCAGCCTTTAATATCTGGTGGAACGAGCTATAGCGGATATGGTGGGATATATCCTCAAGCCACACCCTTGCAACAAGTTGCCCTGGCACTTAGGCAGCTACCTTCTCCTGTCACTCCTGGAATGGCAACACCAGTACCAAGCAAAGAGAAGTCAAGTGCAAGCTCCAATCCTGAGAAGGAGAAACGGCCTCCACAGAGGCGAAAGTTTCAGGAATTACCAGCTGGCTCAATGTATACTGCAAAATCCCATCAG atttctcatctcatctcgttcCCTAATCATCCCCTTATTGTACCACAAATCCAATGTTGGCTTCCTCAACGGGTGGCCACCACCAATATGGGCAGTGAACCTACCACTTCAGAGGAGGTTTGCCACAACCAAA GGTTCAGAATTTTTAAAGCCTGCTGA
- the LOC121248282 gene encoding protein RIK isoform X2 → MTEDGGSKISSEDASQTRQRKKRKWDQPAESLASAGLAAPGVLPLGSMGPLGVIALPGVAPISASLLTNLLPASHATVPQVLQASSIQHTATIALKPKIQDELIAREIVINDAESSVRYKLTKRQTQEEIQKLTGAVVITRGKYQPPNAPPDGEKPLYLHISAGVHLKDTAERILAVDRAAAMVEEMLRQGHILQPAPSTFHLALNIGVKALSACVFLGFDPDPSLNIAARIRGPNDQYINHIMNETGATVSLRGCGSGDPEGTQGEEGQQPLHLFLSSNNPKSLEDAKHLAENLLDTISAECGTSRVSSCKVYSAVPPPQQVYSAVPPPQQLLAGVQSAGNELAVNISSAAGLMATTMGSTPTSLVSPLGVPGLPPVFSQGTVSQSGGYLHSGQSQGNVVGYSQPLISGGTSYSGYGGIYPQATPLQQVALALRQLPSPVTPGMATPVPSKEKSSASSNPEKEKRPPQRRKFQELPAGSMYTAKSHQGSEFLKPAESSADFGVRDVSTMPAPKKLVQPSFSGMPPPGPRIMPPPPPPPPPPPKFTLSTHAIKGDDKNNILNKTKSDSVPDTLFKLMEYGEEDDDPEENYEEPPSGSSSAVAARKPFWAL, encoded by the exons ATGACGGAGGACGGTGGTTCTAAGATCTCTTCCGAGGACGCCTCACAAACCAGGCAAAG AAAGAAGAGAAAGTGGGATCAACCTGCAGAGTCCTTGGCTTCAGCTGGTTTAGCAGCACCCGGAGTCCTCCCGCTGGGCAGCATGGGACCCCTCGGAGTGATTGCGCTTCCTGGTGTGGCTCCAATCTCCGCTTCACTTCTAACAAATTTGCTTCCTGCTAGCCATGCAACAGTACCCCAGGTGCTTCAGGCATCTTCAATACAACACACTGCCACCATTGCTTTAAAA CCAAAGATCCAAGATGAATTAATAGCACGAGAAATTGTCATAAATGATGCCGAGTCGTCTGTTCGTTACAAGCTCACAAAACGCCAGACACAGGAGGAG ATCCAAAAGTTGACTGGTGCTGTAGTTATAACTAG gGGAAAGTATCAACCACCAAATGCACCACCTGATGGGGAGAAGCCGCTATATCTTCACATATCTGCAGGGGTTCAT TTAAAAGATACAGCTGAACGGATACTAGCAGTTGATCGTGCAGCTGCCATGGTTGAAGAAATGCTGAGACAAGGTCATATTTTACAGCCAGCTCCTTCCACTTTTCATCTGGCTTTGAACATTGGAGTGAAG GCACTGAGCGCATGTGTGTTTCTGGGATTTGACCCAGACCCATCATTGAACATCGCTGCTCGTATACGTGGACCAAAT GACCAGTATATAAATCACATTATGAATGAAACAGGGGCAACTGTCTCGCTACGAGGTTGTGGTTCAGGGGACCCTGAAGGCACACAGGGAGAAG AAGGGCAGCAACCACTGCATTTATTCTTGTCAAGCAATAATCCAAAAAGTCTTGAAGATGCTAAGCATTTGGCTGAAAACTTGTTGGATACAATCAGTGCAGAGTGTGGCACATCTAG GGTTTCATCATGTAAGGTTTATAGTGCTGTTCCACCCCCACAGCAGGTTTACAGTGCTGTTCCTCCTCCACAGCAGTTATTGGCTGGAGTTCAGAGTGCCGGGAACGAATTAGCAGTAAATATAAGTTCTGCTGCTGGTTTGATGGCTACAACTATGGGTTCTACACCAACTTCCCTTGTTTCCCCACTTGGTGTCCCTGGGCTTCCTCCTGTCTTTTCTCAAGGGACAGTATCACAATCTGGTGGGTATTTACACTCTGGGCAGTCTCAAGGAAATGTGGTTGGGTATTCCCAGCCTTTAATATCTGGTGGAACGAGCTATAGCGGATATGGTGGGATATATCCTCAAGCCACACCCTTGCAACAAGTTGCCCTGGCACTTAGGCAGCTACCTTCTCCTGTCACTCCTGGAATGGCAACACCAGTACCAAGCAAAGAGAAGTCAAGTGCAAGCTCCAATCCTGAGAAGGAGAAACGGCCTCCACAGAGGCGAAAGTTTCAGGAATTACCAGCTGGCTCAATGTATACTGCAAAATCCCATCAG GGTTCAGAATTTTTAAAGCCTGCTGAGTCATCAGCTGATTTCGGTGTGAGAGATGTATCAACTATGCCGGCCCCAAAGAAGTTGGTCCAGCCATCATTCAGTGGAATGCCACCTCCCGGGCCAAGAATTATgcccccaccaccaccaccaccaccacctccgcCAAAGTTTACTTTGTCAACGCATGCTATTAAAGGGGATGACAAGAATAATATTCTGAATAAAACAAAGTCAGATTCTGTTCCTG ATACTTTGTTCAAGCTTATGGAATATGGAGAGGAGGATGACGACCCTGAGGAAAACTACGAAGAACCGCCTAGTGGCAGCTCCAGTGCAGTAGCAGCTCGAAAGCCCTTCTGGGCTTTATAA